In a genomic window of Xylophilus rhododendri:
- a CDS encoding sulfate ABC transporter substrate-binding protein, with amino-acid sequence MNSRLKAALAAAAFLASAAVSAQTLLNASYDVAREFYKDYNTAFIANYKKTTGKDVKIDQSHGGSSAQARSVADGLDADVVTMNTTTDVDFLAERGVVAKDWNKRFPDNASPTTSTMLFLTRNGNPKGIKDWDDLIKPGVQVVVVNPKTGGNGRYAYLAAWGYIKKKGGSDAQAAEFVGKLYKNVPVLGKGGRDATTTFLQRNIGDVLITFESEVVSINREFGEGKVDAVYPSISIVAENPVAVVERTVAKKGTAELAKAYLQWLYSDEGQEIAVKHALRPRNPAILKKHADVFKPIPLFTVQELFGSLGEAQKVHFNDGGQFDKLYTPGR; translated from the coding sequence ATGAACTCCCGCCTGAAGGCCGCCCTCGCCGCCGCCGCATTCCTGGCCTCCGCCGCCGTCTCGGCGCAGACCCTGCTCAATGCCTCCTACGACGTGGCCCGCGAGTTCTACAAGGACTACAACACGGCCTTCATCGCCAACTACAAGAAGACCACCGGCAAGGACGTGAAGATCGACCAGTCCCACGGCGGCTCCAGCGCCCAGGCGCGCTCCGTGGCCGACGGCCTCGATGCCGACGTGGTCACCATGAACACCACCACCGACGTCGACTTCCTCGCCGAGCGCGGCGTGGTCGCCAAGGACTGGAACAAGCGTTTCCCGGACAACGCCTCGCCCACCACCTCCACCATGCTGTTCCTGACCCGCAATGGCAATCCCAAGGGCATCAAGGACTGGGACGACCTGATCAAGCCCGGCGTGCAGGTGGTGGTGGTCAACCCCAAGACCGGCGGCAACGGCCGCTACGCCTACCTGGCCGCCTGGGGCTACATCAAGAAGAAGGGCGGCAGCGATGCCCAGGCCGCGGAGTTCGTCGGCAAGCTCTACAAGAACGTGCCGGTGTTGGGCAAGGGCGGCCGCGACGCCACCACCACCTTCCTGCAACGCAATATCGGCGACGTGCTGATCACCTTCGAATCGGAAGTCGTCTCCATCAACCGCGAGTTCGGCGAGGGCAAGGTCGATGCGGTCTATCCCTCGATCAGCATCGTGGCCGAGAACCCGGTGGCGGTGGTCGAGCGCACCGTCGCCAAGAAGGGCACGGCCGAGCTGGCCAAGGCCTATCTGCAGTGGCTGTACTCCGACGAAGGCCAGGAGATCGCCGTCAAGCACGCCCTGCGTCCGCGCAACCCGGCCATCCTGAAGAAGCATGCGGACGTCTTCAAGCCGATCCCGCTGTTCACGGTGCAGGAACTCTTCGGCAGCCTGGGCGAGGCGCAGAAGGTGCACTTCAACGACGGCGGCCAGTTCGACAAGCTCTACACGCCCGGCCGCTGA
- the pbpG gene encoding D-alanyl-D-alanine endopeptidase: MTASLSSASAAERHKAPAAKKQAASAAAAPRKTASSRAVAHKPVAAARVSRSFVAGRTSAPARIAYVPARQSYGQIAGLHEAFDPLSLKSSVAYVIDQDTNEVLLSKNDSAVLPIASITKLMTGTLISEAKLPMDEMITITQDDVDTEKGSSSRLVVGATLSRGEMLHLALMSSENRAAHALGRTYPGGLATFVTLMNAKARQLGMNDTHYVEPTGLSSRNQSSARDLATLVGSAYQDPLLRELTTSPNYTVDIGRRTLQYNNTNRLVSNPAWDIGVQKTGFINEAGQCLVMQAKIAGRKLIMVFLDSAGRLSRVADAERVRRWVESSSAAAAMMAAKPNNG; this comes from the coding sequence ATGACGGCCAGCCTTTCCAGCGCCAGCGCGGCCGAACGCCACAAGGCGCCCGCAGCCAAGAAACAGGCCGCCAGCGCGGCCGCCGCTCCGCGCAAAACCGCTTCCAGCCGGGCGGTCGCCCATAAGCCCGTGGCCGCGGCCCGCGTGTCGCGCAGCTTCGTCGCCGGCCGCACCAGCGCTCCAGCCCGCATCGCCTATGTGCCGGCGCGCCAGTCCTACGGCCAGATCGCCGGGCTGCACGAGGCCTTCGATCCGCTCTCGCTCAAGTCCAGCGTCGCCTACGTGATCGACCAGGACACCAACGAGGTCCTGCTCAGCAAGAACGACAGCGCCGTGCTGCCCATCGCCTCCATCACCAAGCTGATGACCGGCACGCTGATCAGCGAAGCCAAGCTGCCGATGGACGAGATGATCACCATCACCCAGGACGATGTGGATACCGAGAAGGGCAGCAGCTCGCGCCTGGTCGTCGGCGCCACGCTGTCGCGCGGCGAGATGCTGCACCTGGCCCTGATGTCCAGCGAGAACCGCGCCGCGCACGCCCTGGGCCGCACCTATCCCGGCGGCCTGGCGACCTTCGTCACGCTGATGAACGCCAAGGCGCGCCAGCTGGGCATGAACGACACCCACTACGTGGAGCCCACCGGCCTGTCGAGCCGCAACCAGTCCAGCGCCCGCGACCTGGCCACCCTGGTCGGCTCGGCTTACCAGGATCCGCTGCTGCGCGAACTGACCACCTCGCCCAACTACACGGTGGACATCGGCCGCCGCACCCTGCAGTACAACAACACCAACCGCCTGGTGAGCAATCCCGCCTGGGATATCGGCGTGCAGAAGACCGGCTTCATCAACGAAGCCGGCCAGTGCCTGGTGATGCAGGCCAAGATCGCCGGCCGCAAGCTGATCATGGTGTTCCTGGATTCCGCAGGGCGCCTGAGCCGCGTGGCCGATGCCGAGCGGGTGCGCCGCTGGGTCGAGTCCTCCTCAGCCGCAGCGGCCATGATGGCGGCCAAGCCCAACAACGGCTGA
- the cysT gene encoding sulfate ABC transporter permease subunit CysT, whose amino-acid sequence MSTALPRRNGGKRVLPGFKLTLGYTLFYLGLIVLIPLAALVLRSFSLTGEQFWIAVASPRVLAAYRLTFGASLIAALVNLVFGLLLAWVLVRYQFPGKKIVDALVDLPFALPTAVAGISLTALLAGNGWVGQYLEPLGIKLAFTPAGIVIALIFIGIPFVVRTVQPVLEDSEKELEEAATCLGATRWQTFTKVLLPSIAPALLTGFAMAFARAIGEYGSVIFIAGNMPMVSEITPLIIIGKLEQYDYAGATAVAVVMLVISFILLLVINGLQAWQRRRAGMGA is encoded by the coding sequence ATGTCCACCGCGCTGCCCCGCCGAAATGGCGGCAAGCGCGTGTTGCCGGGCTTCAAGCTCACGCTCGGCTACACGCTTTTCTATCTCGGCCTCATCGTCCTGATCCCGCTCGCCGCCCTGGTGCTGCGCAGCTTCAGCCTGACCGGCGAGCAGTTCTGGATCGCCGTGGCCTCGCCGCGGGTGCTGGCCGCCTACCGGCTGACCTTCGGCGCCTCGTTGATCGCCGCGCTGGTCAACCTGGTCTTCGGCCTGCTGCTGGCCTGGGTGCTGGTGCGCTATCAATTCCCGGGCAAGAAGATCGTCGATGCCCTGGTCGATCTTCCGTTCGCGTTGCCCACCGCCGTGGCCGGCATTTCGCTGACCGCGCTGCTGGCCGGCAACGGCTGGGTCGGCCAGTACCTGGAGCCGCTGGGCATCAAGCTGGCCTTCACGCCGGCGGGCATCGTGATCGCGCTGATCTTCATCGGCATTCCCTTCGTGGTGCGCACGGTGCAGCCGGTGCTGGAAGACAGCGAGAAGGAACTCGAAGAGGCCGCCACCTGCCTGGGTGCCACCCGCTGGCAGACCTTCACCAAGGTGCTGCTGCCCTCCATCGCCCCGGCCCTGCTCACCGGCTTCGCCATGGCCTTCGCGCGCGCCATCGGCGAATACGGCTCGGTCATCTTCATCGCCGGCAACATGCCCATGGTTTCCGAAATCACGCCGCTGATCATCATCGGCAAGCTCGAACAGTACGACTACGCGGGCGCCACGGCGGTCGCGGTGGTGATGCTGGTCATCTCCTTCATCCTGCTGCTGGTCATCAACGGCCTGCAGGCCTGGCAGCGCCGGCGCGCGGGGATGGGCGCATGA
- a CDS encoding peroxiredoxin: MATLRLGDTVPDFKQDSSVGPIDFYQWAGDSWVVLFSHPADFTPVCTTELGKTAALSGEFAKRGVKPIAVSVDTVESHGKWIPDINETQNTQVNFPILADADRKVSTLYNMIHPNALANATVRSVFIIDPKHVLRTTFTYPASTGRNFDEILRVIDSLQLTDSHKVATPANWKDGDDVVIVPSIQDPKELAERFPKGFNPVRPYLRITPQPNR, encoded by the coding sequence ATGGCTACTCTCAGACTCGGCGACACCGTTCCGGATTTCAAGCAGGACTCTTCGGTCGGCCCCATCGACTTCTACCAATGGGCCGGCGATTCCTGGGTCGTGCTCTTCTCGCATCCGGCCGACTTCACGCCCGTCTGCACCACCGAACTCGGCAAGACGGCGGCGCTGTCGGGCGAATTCGCCAAGCGCGGCGTCAAGCCGATCGCGGTGAGCGTGGACACCGTCGAATCGCACGGCAAGTGGATTCCGGACATCAACGAGACGCAGAACACCCAGGTCAACTTCCCCATCCTGGCCGACGCCGACCGCAAAGTATCGACCCTCTACAACATGATCCACCCGAACGCGCTGGCCAACGCCACCGTCCGCAGCGTGTTCATCATCGATCCCAAGCATGTGCTGCGCACCACCTTCACCTACCCGGCTAGCACTGGCCGCAACTTCGACGAGATCCTGCGGGTGATCGATTCGCTGCAGCTCACCGACAGCCACAAGGTCGCCACGCCCGCCAACTGGAAGGACGGCGACGACGTGGTGATCGTGCCCAGCATCCAGGACCCCAAGGAACTGGCCGAGCGTTTCCCCAAGGGCTTCAACCCGGTGCGCCCCTACCTGCGCATCACCCCGCAGCCCAACCGCTGA
- the cysW gene encoding sulfate ABC transporter permease subunit CysW, translating into MSKQSTASNRPITTESPWVRRTLIGVALLFLALFLLLPLAAVFTEALRKGLDAYLEALKEPDAWSAIRLTLLTAAISVPLNLVFGVAAAWCIAKFEFRGKSVLTTLIDLPFSVSPVVAGLMYVLVFGAQGWFGPWLSAHDIKIIFAVPGIVLATVFVTFPFIARELIPLMQAQGTDEEQAAIVLGASGWQTFWHVTLPNIKWGLMYGVILCNARAMGEFGAVSVVSGHIRGQTNTVPLHVEILYNEYQSVAAFAVASLLALLALVTLVVKSIVEWRSERERAAADLPPEKPPALPVPGVAR; encoded by the coding sequence ATGAGCAAGCAGTCCACCGCTTCCAACCGGCCGATCACCACCGAATCCCCCTGGGTGCGGCGCACGCTGATCGGCGTGGCGCTGCTGTTCCTGGCGCTGTTCCTGCTGCTGCCCCTGGCCGCGGTGTTCACCGAGGCGCTGCGCAAGGGGCTCGATGCCTACCTCGAAGCGCTGAAGGAGCCCGATGCCTGGTCGGCCATCCGCCTCACGCTGCTGACGGCCGCCATCTCGGTGCCGCTCAACCTCGTCTTCGGCGTGGCCGCGGCCTGGTGCATCGCCAAGTTCGAGTTCCGCGGCAAGTCGGTGCTGACCACGCTGATCGACCTGCCGTTCTCGGTCTCGCCGGTGGTGGCGGGCCTGATGTACGTGCTGGTCTTCGGCGCCCAGGGCTGGTTCGGGCCCTGGCTGTCGGCGCACGACATCAAGATCATCTTCGCCGTGCCCGGCATCGTGCTGGCCACCGTCTTCGTCACCTTTCCCTTCATCGCGCGCGAGCTGATCCCGCTGATGCAGGCGCAGGGCACCGACGAGGAGCAGGCGGCCATCGTGCTCGGCGCCTCGGGCTGGCAGACCTTCTGGCATGTCACCCTGCCCAACATCAAGTGGGGCCTGATGTACGGCGTGATCCTGTGCAACGCCCGCGCCATGGGCGAGTTCGGCGCGGTGTCGGTGGTGTCGGGCCATATCCGCGGCCAGACCAACACGGTGCCGCTGCATGTGGAGATCCTCTACAACGAATACCAGTCGGTGGCGGCGTTCGCCGTGGCCTCGCTGCTGGCGCTGCTGGCGCTGGTCACGCTGGTGGTGAAGTCCATCGTCGAATGGCGCAGCGAGCGTGAACGCGCCGCCGCCGACCTGCCGCCCGAGAAGCCGCCGGCCCTGCCGGTGCCCGGCGTCGCCCGTTGA
- a CDS encoding sulfate/molybdate ABC transporter ATP-binding protein, which produces MSIEIRQVNKQFGDFQALRDVNLDIASGELIALLGPSGCGKTTLLRIIAGLETADTGTILFSGEDTTEVHVRDRKVGFVFQHYALFRHMTVFENVAFGLRVKPRKERPGEAQIQEKVHALLKLVQLDWLHDRYPAQLSGGQRQRIALARALAVEPKVLLLDEPFGALDAKVRKELRRWLRRLHDELHVTTIFVTHDQEEALEVADRVVVMNKGQVEQSGSPQEVWDHPASPFVYGFLGDVNLFHGRADQGQVSFEGVSLAAPEHAAVQDQPAFAYVRPHDLDVQPHVPDAIDASHGGILATLERAIVVGPTARLELAPQPGEDGSASALPAIIEAQLPAEQYRALGLAEGQTVIVTPKRARVFVDDKR; this is translated from the coding sequence ATGAGCATCGAAATCCGCCAGGTCAACAAGCAGTTCGGCGACTTCCAGGCCCTGCGCGACGTCAACCTCGACATCGCCTCGGGCGAACTCATCGCGCTGCTCGGCCCCTCGGGCTGCGGCAAGACCACGCTGCTGCGCATCATCGCGGGGCTGGAGACGGCCGATACCGGCACCATCCTCTTCTCCGGCGAGGACACCACCGAAGTCCATGTGCGCGACCGCAAGGTCGGCTTCGTGTTCCAGCACTACGCGCTGTTCCGCCACATGACGGTGTTCGAGAACGTGGCCTTCGGCCTGCGGGTGAAGCCGCGCAAGGAACGGCCGGGCGAGGCGCAGATCCAGGAGAAGGTTCATGCGCTGCTCAAGCTCGTGCAGCTCGACTGGCTGCACGACCGCTATCCGGCCCAGCTCTCCGGCGGCCAGCGCCAGCGCATCGCCCTGGCGCGGGCTCTTGCCGTGGAGCCCAAGGTGCTGCTGCTCGACGAGCCCTTCGGCGCGCTCGATGCCAAGGTGCGCAAGGAGCTGCGCCGCTGGCTGCGCCGGCTGCACGACGAGCTGCATGTCACCACCATCTTCGTCACCCACGACCAGGAAGAGGCGCTGGAAGTGGCCGACCGGGTGGTGGTGATGAACAAGGGCCAGGTGGAGCAGAGCGGCTCGCCGCAGGAGGTCTGGGACCATCCGGCCAGCCCCTTCGTCTACGGCTTCCTGGGCGATGTGAACCTGTTCCACGGCCGGGCCGACCAGGGCCAGGTCAGCTTCGAGGGCGTGAGCCTGGCCGCGCCCGAGCATGCGGCGGTACAGGACCAGCCGGCCTTCGCCTATGTGCGGCCGCATGACCTCGATGTGCAGCCGCATGTGCCCGATGCCATCGACGCCTCACACGGCGGCATCCTGGCCACGCTGGAACGTGCCATCGTGGTCGGCCCGACCGCTCGGCTGGAGCTGGCACCGCAGCCCGGCGAGGACGGCTCGGCCAGCGCGCTGCCGGCCATCATCGAGGCGCAGCTGCCCGCCGAGCAGTACCGCGCGCTCGGCCTGGCAGAAGGCCAGACCGTCATCGTCACCCCGAAGCGCGCACGGGTCTTCGTGGACGACAAGCGCTGA